The Lycium ferocissimum isolate CSIRO_LF1 unplaced genomic scaffold, AGI_CSIRO_Lferr_CH_V1 ctg984, whole genome shotgun sequence genome has a segment encoding these proteins:
- the LOC132046210 gene encoding uncharacterized protein LOC132046210, translating into MVRKRASSVVAYEAALTSDSNEDKTNVKTGGSVETTVTEQTMITVVAEEENDGAEEENNEAEEESDGAEEENVGAEAETLEGVLAMEEDEDYEENEVVGGGDETCSADNKEEDVTGNDEGNNQENAIELEGGKQNIDDKQVGGAAGTDKNNQEIGMEKNEDETNANEKNEEKVGGSLKQKTKKMRKRNNKKRKANGTPQEKGENKQVMKKLASNVKVREDLGKLDSKVVEQSSKKVASEDKSRVAKDKPEPSSKKSSAKKKANSMGMIFMCNSETKNDCYRYKVLGLPANKKETVEKIYKGMRLFLYDVDLKLMYGIYKAAGRGGSNLAPKAFKSQFPSQVRFTVLEDCLPLAEETFRHAIKKNYYSRSKFNCQLSSEQVKDLCKLFTAVSKGSRSKDTRLGPETRVVSTRDRAKRRGRDERRRPDRAPRRSERVEDRRYREQVEDRRYREQVEDRRYREHPHFHERSLITSPLVPLAPLQPLPPPSPVQSYAYDRTLERDPYRRDTVMQHNDSYRQSRLVELPDAYRRDAVIGNADVYRRQPLLEPRDYYRQEVIPERRDPYVSYRERLSHHDPVNSARSRPEYNPPPAGLRSEYRRGGISTEYGSSTRGMHPEYPSSAASSLYEYPLRQPQYRY; encoded by the exons ATGGTGCGTAAAAGAGCATCATCTGTTGTTGCTTATGAAGCTGCTTTGACAAGTGACTCCAATGAGGACAAAACCAATGTCAAAACTGGAGGTTCAGTGGAAACAACAGTAACTGAGCAAACAATGATCACTGTTGTagcagaagaagaaaatgatggagcagaagaagaaaataatgaagCAGAAGAAGAGAGTGATGGagcagaagaagaaaatgttgGAGCAGAAGCTGAAACTTTAGAGGGAGTACTTGCTATGGAGGAAGATGAAGattatgaagaaaatgaagtgGTTGGAGGAGGAGATGAAACATGTAGTGCTGATAATAAAGAAGAAGATGTCACTGGTAATGATGAAGGTAATAACCAGGAAAATGCCATAGAACTAGAAGGCGGTAAACAGAACATAGATGATAAGCAGGTAGGAGGTGCTGCTGGAACAGACAAAAATAACCAAGAAATTGGtatggaaaaaaatgaagatgaaaCAAATGCAAACGAAAAGAATGAAGAGAAAGTGGGAGGAAGTTTGAaacaaaaaacgaaaaaaatgaggaaaaggAATAATAAGAAGAGAAAGGCAAATGGAACCCCCCAAGAGAAAGGTGAAAATAAGCAAGTTATGAAGAAATTAGCCTCTAATGTCAAGGTTAGGGAGGATTTGGGAAAATTGGACTCAAAAGTTGTTGAGCAAAGCTCTAAGAAAGTTGCCTCCGAAGATAAGTCGAGGGTGGCCAAAGACAAGCCCGAGCCATCAAGCAAGAAGTCATCCGCGAAGAAGAAGGCTAATAGCATGGGTATGATCTTCATGTGCAACTCTGAGACTAAGAATGACTGCTATCGTTACAAGGTTCTAGGATTGCCGGCAAACAAGAAAGAGACGGTGGAAAAAATTTATAAGGGGATGAGGCTTTTCCtttatgatgttgatttgaagttgatGTATGGGATCTATAAAGCTGCAGGACGTGGTGGTTCAAATCTTGCACCCAAGGCTTTCAAGTCTCAATTTCCATCTCAG GTTCGTTTTACTGTTCTTGAGGATTGCTTACCACTAGCAGAGGAGACTTTCAGGCATGCGATTAAGAAGAACTATTACTCAAGGTCAAAGTTTAATTGCCAGTTGTCCTCTGAACAG GTGAAGGACCTGTGTAAGCTTTTCACTGCTGTGAGCAAAGGGTCCAGGTCCAAAGACACACGGCTTGGACCTGAGACCCGTGTGGTATCCACACGAGACAGAGCTAAGAGGCGAGGTCGGGATGAAAGAAGACGTCCTGATCGTGCTCCTCGACGATCTGAGCGGGTTGAAGATCGTCGGTACCGTGAGCAGGTTGAAGATCGTCGGTACCGTGAGCAGGTTGAAGATCGTCGATACCGTGAACATCCCCATTTTCATGAAAGGAGCTTAATTACGTCACCTTTGGTACCATTAGCCCCGCTTCAACCTTTACCACCACCTTCTCCTGTTCAATCTTATGCATATGATAGGACCTTGGAAAGAGATCCTTATAGACGGGACACAGTGATGCAGCATAATGATTCTTACAGGCAGAGCCGATTGGTGGAACTGCCTGATGCTTATAGGCGGGATGCAGTGATAGGCAATGCTGATGTTTACAGAAGACAGCCATTATTAGAGCCACGCGATTACTACAGACAGGAGGTAATCCCAGAGCGTCGTGATCCCTATGTGTCGTACCGTGAGCGTCTGTCACACCATGATCCTGTTAACTCGGCGCGCTCCCGGCCCGAGTATAACCCCCCTCCAGCTGGTCTGCGATCAGAATATCGTCGTGGTGGTATATCTACTGAGTATGGTTCTTCTACTAGAGGCATGCATCCTGAGTACCCTTCATCTGCAGCAAGCTCTCTGTATGAGTACCCTCTTCGTCAACCCCAATATCGATATTAG